In the Salvia miltiorrhiza cultivar Shanhuang (shh) chromosome 8, IMPLAD_Smil_shh, whole genome shotgun sequence genome, GCAAAACTCATCATCGATCTAACCATCTCaagaagagttctatttcttctctttgccacaccattctgttggggtgtacccggtgtagtcaactgagatgtaatcccagattctaacaagtatgctctaaactcgttactgaggtattcgccaccgcggtcagatcgcaatgacttgatacttttacctTGTCGCTTTtctacttccgccttgaatatttgaaacttgtcaaagcattcagacttgtagcgcaacaagtaaatgtacccgtaccttgagtaatcgtcaatgaaagtgacaaaatactcgtaccctccacgagcttgagtggacataggtccgcacaagtcagaatgaaccagttccaacacttctttggccctataccccttggccttgaaaggccgagtcgtcatctttccttctagacaggattcgcagactgggattggttctacttgaagagactccaagataccatcggaaaccagtctttggatcctccttagattgatgtgacccaatcgtaggtgccaaagaagagtttggttctcTAGAGAAGAagcttttctcttcttttggtttgtagtcaaaGTAAAAGGAGATGAAGAATAATCAAATGGACATGTaaaagtataaagagaatcagccgcacttctaaataaaacttgaccatctttaatgaatactgcactgtcttctaaaagaacagaatatccatactttcgtaattgaatggtagaaatcaagtttttccgaaaacccggaacatagagtacatctctTAAAACCAAAACATGttcatcaattaataaattcacatctccaattgaaacaacgggtaagcttgcttcatttcccatggagagtgcTAGCTCGCCTTTACTAAGCTCCCTTGTCCgcaggaacccctgcaaggtgtaacaaacatggtcagttgcacccgagtcaacaacccattgatgggaagatctcgaAACTGAATATGTTTCCGTTACTAGAGCAAtagaaataccttgagctttcttcatcaaGGGACAGTCGGATTTCCAATGTCCTACTTGTTGACACTTGAAGCatttccctttcccctttggcttgccaacgcctccggtcgggcctagcttcttcttgctcccacctttttcttggcctttcttgccatggggccctttcttcttcctacctttcggtggaaaactgggtcctgtggcagtggccaaagcctgtggactctttcccatgaccccctcggccgctaccaactcattaagcagttcatttagagtgaactttttcttgcccattacggcattgagtcggaagttttCGTAGGATTTGGGCAGAGTGTGGAGAACCATGTCTACCTTAATGGCATCCTTGATTCCTCCACCGAGCACGtccagctcattgaaatgattaatcattccaagcacgtgctcgcgcacagacgaaccttccgtcatctttgaagacatgagtttcctcatgagttcaaaacggactgatcggtctgattccccaaagagctcctcgaggttccttataattgcagctgcaacgcagaagacatagtggtcataatataagctTTCGCCATATTATTCGCCCTATGCCACCGCTTATGGGCCTCCCTTTGCTCTTCGGAAGACCGAGTAGTAAGGTTCGCGGGAGcaggagtagtaagcacaaacttatactcctccgcgtctaggacaaatcccagattgcgcttccattccgaaaaattcggaccagtaagcggcttagcagataaaacattcaaaagcggggtaatagtcatatctgaaatattaaacaaacaaatgcaaataagaaaacacgttattgcataaagattcgtagcaataatattgtaaccttttgataaaataatattattgaaacctccgttagcccaatcgaattacacgcaagccacgttcgtgtggacgtttacgcgctcttcgtttgaccagacacccagtctttggtctcattccattttcaacttatccttatgaaaaaatgggaccaataaacggaccttgtctagaccacgcaatttcaagaagggactccgttggggagttgtacttgaaataaacgcctaagctatgaccacagtttagtcaactttatgactatcttttattttaaccccttctagaataatccatgaaagactaacccgtgcaagccacgttcgtgtggacgtttacacgagaagctcccactattctcaaggttaaaataattaattttaatcatttcTAGAATAATTCGcagaaattaatacatgcaagtcacgatagtgtgaacgtttacatgcaaaaactcccacttattcacaagattaaaatattttttaatttagaagtttaaccgacaaaagctgcaaattaataacgagtgcaagccacgttcgtgtggacgtttacaccaattatcaatttactttgtcttaaaccaactgtggaggtctatatcaattttatttaaaaaattgaattatccgcttagtcttttacttcaaaaggtttacaggttaaatcacgttgacacggaaaacctaagcatgcatttctataacacatgtaataaaacatgctcgcttgaaattctaaaacatgcttagagAAAACGTGATAACACCTAGCATGATATACTATGCGCATTTAAAACCACATAAAAAATATCATGCTATTAAAACACCTTAACGGTGATTAAATTCCACGACATAAAAGAAACCCGACAAAAAAATTGTCGTCTTATCGTGGAAACCTGGAACCTGTTCTTCCCTGCCTATTTTATtacaaatgaataaaataagggaaattaaattctaatctattacataatAGATTTCTTCGTCTTTTGGCAAGTCTCGTCGTCCGCGAAACACTCCATCCATTAAGTagcccaaattaaataaaagatcccaaattaattaaatcaaagaggctcaaattaattaaataaaagagcCCAAATTAATAagctcaaattaatttaattaaataggcccaacttaatttaattaaataggtccaatatatttaatttaagatgccCAAAAGAGAGCCCAATGGAATTAAATCATAGAAGTCCAAAAGATAGGCCCAATTCGTCAaactgtcgctgaacaggtcagccaacttcaacgctccgtttgacccctcaaacgaactccaatcgtattttatgcagaaatacgacttcttcgtctttgaaagagctttccgtggcaacttgtttcacctcaatcggacttctgtagaggaagttatagctgttcttcggagactgccagaacttgatttcctgcgagaGGCACGGCGGCACCGGCTGAATTCCGGCACCGGGCGACCAGCGGGAGCCCGGAATTTCTGTGCTTCTCCATTTTGCATTCTATCACCCTCTGTTCTTGATTTCTATTGTTCTCCAATAGATAaaccaacaaagaaaaaaaatacaaatggaaatcctaatctaatcaCGCATAGCTTGTCGTGATTTTAAGATTACAGGCCAAGATCgacaaatcaaataaatgatCCACGATAAGACGACGAACAATATACAAAACCTGCATATTGATATAGCAAAGTTCTACCAAGATCTAATGGTTTTACTACTCATTAATCCGATAGAGCCGAAATGTCCGGaccttggctctgataccaattgaaggaaccaaattttgatatacggttcgtgtgcccacgatccatttcggatatctaacaagtacatacaaaaaccataatcctacaaggtagtaaaagaagtatacctgcgaaacgagaagtgatcgactccagagttgatcttccgaattgttcccacggcaagattcgacgttggatggcaacgatcttcgaatcctatctcaactccaatgaacaaacactctcaatctctttctttctcaatttctctctttctcaaaattATGTCTAATTGCTACGTGATTgttcattcttaagaatgatatcacatattattcttatcttttacttttgattaaaaatagcaaaagataagaataatatcaattattatgtttgccattttacttttgattaaaatagcaaaagataagaataatagcaattattatgtttgccattttacttttgattaaaatagcaaaagataataataatagcaattattatgtttgccattttacttttaattaaaatagcaaaagataataataatagcaattattaatgagaaagaatctagagataatgaattgtttgtccacttgagatttaagccttaatttgggccaatcggggatctactagctcgaataaagtttggcctcccagtgctcgatttttcttattcagcccagaatataaatcgagacactagtattaatttattccactagaaaattaatactgaattacctctttattctttaggtgagtcggggctagtattagacttaattaatctccgtgtttaagatatcgaatatccattaattaattaattcctctgacgatcaattaattaattaattagtcgtttaattataaacgacatctcgagtgctaccacttaaacttattatcgtatcggaactaattccacctgcagggtttaatacgataaacttattaagttcctcaagaggatattatcatcctgttatcagcaggacacggatccttattgcaatataatcgcatatcaaataataattgttatcacccaaagtatcgagtatctTGAACTTCAACAGAgttctcacccatgataaatcaaagtaataatcaattaattatttacaccgattaattcaattaaggttaaattatttaagtcaccgagatcttgattcttaattagtcagaatataagaattcatctcactgtgatcctgttcaatacacgaaggtactagcataaataaatagccaagacaaactatttatccatttatgctacaatctaaaccagcaactcgtccatagttgcctcgattgtgaactcaatttatatctcaactttttccaattatatgatcttctgtgatctacaacacaccatataatctatagtatgagataaattggactataataggattatgcaataacaataattcagataggaaaatagtagtgaataaggtatcaatatatacaagcataaaagcgTTGCTTTAAGTATATAACCCTTCATCCAGATCAACAGATTCTTGCTGTTGGGACTCAAAAAGGTGCTGTTGAGCTGTATGAACTTGCAGATTCTGCATCACTTATTCACTCTGTGTCATTGCATGATTGGGGGTAAGCCTTATCAATTCAAAAGAACTTGTGAAGTGGAAATAGTCATGTTGATGGCACACCATGTCTCTTCCTTTCTTAGAAGCCTTATGACTAAATATTAAACTTACATTCTCCGTCCCTTAAGGGGCATGGCAGTGTATATGTACATGTATAAGCAATTTAATGGCATTGTTCATGTGCCATTTGTAAGTAGTTATATGGCTGATAGagaaaaaaaactataaatgaGGGACTAAGGGGTACTGGATATTTTTCAGTATTATTTACATTTTGCGAGTATAACTTTTTGATTCATAAAGATCATGAAGAGAAAAATTTCATTAATCATCTGAAAGTAAAAAATATTGGGATTAGTCCTTAAATTTGTATGGATGCAATCTCTTCATTATTGTTTCCCAAGTTCCATgcatttgattttgatttttatctCCTTGTAATCATCATGAACTGAATACATTCTTTGTGGATTTATCACAGATATTCTGTGGAAGATACTGGTCCTGTCAATTGTATTGCTTGGACACCTGATAACTCTGCTTTCGCAATTGGATGGAAGTTAAGGGGACTTACTGTTTGGTCTGTCTCAGGCTGTCGTTTGATGTCTACAATCCGCCAGATAAGTTTGAGTTCTGCATCTTCTCCTGTGATTAAGCCAAATCAAGATTTCAAGTATGAGCCCATGATGGGCGGCACATCGCTGATGCACTGGGATGAACATGGATATAGGCTTTATGCTATGGAAGAAGGATCTTCAGAGAGAATTGTTGCATTTTCTTTTGGAAAATGCTGCCTAAACAGAGGTGTTTCTGGCACAACTTATGTACGCCAAGTTATTTATGGTGAAGACCGCTTGCTTATTGTACAGTCTGAAGATACTGATGAACTTAAGATCTTGCACCTCAATCTTCCAGTTATGTATCACACTTATGATTATTGTCTGCCCGCTTTGTTTGATTCTGCCCTGCCTTTTACTGTAAGATGTTTCTGATTGACTTTGGGATGTGCCAGGTATCTTATATTTTGCAAAATTGGCCTATTCTTCATGTTGCTGCTAGTAAGGACGGAATGTATTTGGCTGTTGCTGGGCTTCATGGTTTAATCTTATACGACATACGACTAAAGAGGTGGAGAGTGTTTGGAGACGTTACTCAGGAACAACAAATTCAGTGCAGGGGATTGTTATGGCTAGGAAAAATTGTTGTGGTCTGCAATTATGTGGAATCTTCTAACACGTGAGAAATCTATTGCATATAAAACTTCACATGGAGTTGGGAGTTTCTTCTTGTTGTTTTAAACTAAACCACTAGATCTAGATCACCTTCTCTAACCCTGGTGTTGTTAAAAAGGTCTATGGAACATTGCCTTTTATTTGTTTGTCTTATGCATTGGCTTGTCGCTGCTACTCGTATTAGAACGTGGTGTTTAATTTTGTACTTTGTTCTGATGAAAGCACATCTTACGAGAAATTTGTTTCTAcaaaattttgttttcaaagaaAAAATCAACTGCATTATGTGGTCTGTAACTTATGTGGTAGTTGGAATGAATCCTTTACTTTTCATGTTTTTGGTGTAGCTTGTTTGTCACTTGTCCgataattttcatttattgaCATGTGGTTTTGTCACAATTGTTGGTGATTGTAGGTATGAATTGCTTTTCTACCCAAGATATCACCTCGATCAAAGTTCATTACTTTGCCGGAAGCCATTGCTTACAAAGCCAATGGTCATGGATGTTTATCATGATTATTTGCTCGTCACTTATCGCCCGTTTGATGTTCATATATACCATGTGAAAATAACTGGTGAATTGTCACCTTCTAGCTCTCCAGATTTACAGGTAATTAAATGCTTCAAAAAGAATTTTCTTGAATAGTTGTTAAAATATGTTACCTGACAAACACTGTTATAGTTCTGTCAGTgtcaaatgaattaagatttcTCTCAAATGACAGTATAGTGATAGTATTATATTCTTCATACATTTTTTAAGTGATAAAATGACAAACAGCTTTCTACAGTACGAGAACTTTCAATCATGACTGCGAAGAGCCATCCTGCTGCAATCCATTTTATTCCTGATCAGCTTCCACAGGACTACATGTCAAGAAATGATATATCATCAACCCATGAGCCTTCTAAGTATGTGCTTATTTTCCTTCTTTTCATTTATTAACTCTTTACTTTCTTGAGGTTTTCCTGATGAATGGTTGTATGCTCCTTTAGGTGTTTAATACTGCGGATGAATGGGGACCTTTCACTACTTGATTTGGATGATGGCCGAGAAAGAGAGCTCACTCACTCTGTAGAGTTATTTTGGGTTACCTGTGGTCAGTCGGGGGAGAAAACTAACTTAATTGAGGAAGTTTCCTGGTTAGACTATGGCCATCGGGGGATGCAGGTACTGGTTTCTGCAGGCATTATGCCTCTTGGTAAGATTATCCATTCTACTTGACATTTCTGTTGCTAATTTTTCTAGAAGCTCACCTGCAGGTCTGGTATCCATCTCTAGGTGCTGATCCATTTAAACAGGAAGATTTTTTACAGGTAATATGTGGCTAGTAGTTCTCTAGGCATTTAATTTTTCCTACACATATATGTTGGACCATCCATCAAACTCTTCATATACAAGTACCAAGCCTGTGAAACTGTTTTAAGTATCTATTGACAGTTCAATTTTGATATGTGCATCAGTTATGTCTCTTCATGCCCTCATTTGAtgtttaaatatattttcttaagtGGTCCTGGATGTTTAGTAGTAAACAAGTTTTCTGCTATTGCAAGGCTTAAAGTTCTACATTATCATTTTGTTCATCTCACCTAAAATATGCTGTTTGACGTGATATTAGTTGGATCCGGAGCTGGAATTTGATCGTGAGGTATATCCTCTTGGTCTACTTCCAAATGCTGGTGTAGTAGTTGGTGTTTCCCAGAGAATGTCGTTTTCAGCGTGTACAGAGTTCCCGTGTTTTGAACCGTCTCCTCAAGCTCAAACCATATTACACTGTCTACTTCGGCATCTTCTTCAGGTAAATAAGTGAACAATGTTGGCTATCAATAAATGAGATTCTCTTCTGTGGCATAGCACTTGTTATGAAATTCAGAATAGAGGCCAGTTCATCTCTTAAACACCTCTTTTCTGATGTACCACTCTAATGTGAGAGTCATCAATGTGATCTTATTAAACAATCATGATAGTTTTTTGCTAGCACGAGCTCAACATCAGTCAATAGAAGAATTAGCATGCATCAAACTGAATGTTGTTAATGAATGTTTGTTGCAAAGGAGCTGAACCTTTGTTTCTTCACTGATGAATTGGCCGTAGGGTGGTTTAACTCATACTGAGTTCTTAGTCTGGGTTTGAAATTCTTTATATAAAACTTATTTTCCTGAAAAATTAGGAGAAGTTCTTGCATGCCGCATAGCTCTATATAAAAAAGTTCTGATTATGAGTTTTACTACAGAGAGACAAGAGGGAAGAAGCTCTACGCCTTGCTCAATTATCAGCAGAGAAGCCACATTTTTCTCATTGCCTGGAATGGCTTCTATTTACAGTTTTTGATGCTGAAATTTCCAGGTGACTGATCTAGATATTCTGTCCATTCATATATTTCAATACAAGCCATTCCGAGCTCATCTCAGTTGGGCTTCTTCTGTTCTGGCCTAATTCAGAAGCTTTTAGTCTCACGGatttttatatacacatatgtgttgtgtgtgtgtgtttgttctttcatgctTTCTTCTTCTCTGTCTAGTATCCTGTAAATATATTTCCTCTGATACAAGTATACTAAAGAGGAATTTCTGTAGGAACTTGTATGAAATTCACCGCTGCATGAGCAATCATAAGATCTGTAACCAAATTAGTTCAATTAATATGCAGTTCTTAATTTATGATATCTTTTCTGCAGACAAAATTCAAGCAAAACCCAGGGTGCTGTAGCTAatcactctccctctcttctGGAAAAGAGCTGTGATTTGATCAGAAACTTTCCTGAATATTATGATGTTGTTGTTAGTGTAGCACGCAAGACTGATGGTCGGCATTGGGCTGATTTATTTTCTGCTGCCGGCAGATCAACCGAGTATGATACTTGATTTTCTTGATTTTGCTTTAGAAATATTTTAGAAACTTGTTTGCAAGGGGAACTTGAACTATGtcatatttttcttcaattttgaaACCTATCGAAATTATCACTGTAGAGAGAAGTTGTGAAGTACAGAGATGTTAGATTGTTCTTAGAAATTTTTTGTCATAAGCACTTTGTCTGCCTACACTTGGTCGTTGAGAATGAAGTATTTTACTTTTAGGTTGTTCGACGAATGTGTTCAGCAAAGATGGTACCGCACTGCAGCATGCTATATACTTGTAAGTACCTTTTAGTTACCTTCTGTTCGCTTTATGCATTTGTTCATTTCCTGATTACCTTGGGTCATTTTTGTTTTCCCTTGTTTGTTAAAGAAAAGAGTTCCTGCTCCTGGTCTTCTTATTCTTATATAGACCCTCAGTCTTAAATGTGGTTAGGATTGCGAGAACCCTGCTTGCATATGTGGTGTTGGCTGTCACCAGTCACCCAGTCGGAGTTACTAGTAGCATAATTTCCTTCTTGGTGTACGATAGACTTTATGTAGTATTTATGTCACAAATCATTCTCGTGCATCACCATGAATATAACTGATTTTGCATAATCTTGCTTGTCTTTACATTCTGTGCATTGTATGCAGATATTTTTGGCACATCATCCTCTGCTTGAGATATAGTGTCAAAAGAATTTCCTCCATAATATTCTCTGTTAATATTTTGAACTAAAGAAAAAGGAGAGTGACTTCTTTGAATGCGAATGATTGTATTGTGCTAATTGAAACCTTGCTTGCTTCTGTTACAGGTCATTGCTAAACTTGAAGGCCCTGCTGTGAGTCAATGTTGTGCCTTGAATTTATTACAGGTGATAATATTTTGTCTGTATTTACTCAAAATAAGCACATGGAAATCTGTAGTCTTTATATCTAGTTGAACCGAAATAAATTACATGGGCTCCAACCCTTTTAGATACTTGAATATTGCTATATGTCATGCTTTCCTCATACTGCCTGGCTGATATTTTGTGCATCATTCCTTGCGACGCTATACCAGAGTGTTCCTTATTTTTCCCTCTTGAGTTGTATTTAATACATTCTGATGAGGACTTATCCATTGTTTAGGCTACACTTAATGAGTCTTTGTATGAACTGGCTGGGGAGCTGGTAAGTGTCTGCATTACCTTGTGTGATTTCTTAAGGATGGACACTTTTTTCCCTCCCTCTAATTTTCTTTAGTGCTTAACCCTTTTCTTTTAGGTGAGGTTTCTACTTAGATCAGGAAGAGATTATGAACACTCTAGTACGGATTCTGAGAAAGATTCTCCAAGACTCTTGggatattttcttttcccttctAGTTTCAGGAAGCAATCAAATGATGCAAAAAGGTAAAGCTGGGTAATTAGTTTGTCAAATTATGTGTTTTGTAATAATTGTTCCACTTGTTTGGCTTCATCACTCTCATTGATTCCTATGaactttttccttttcattgaACATACGGCAGCCCCTCTTCAAAAGAGCCTAGTGCACATATTGCTTCTGTTAAAAATATTCTGGAAAGCCACGCCAGCTATTTGATGTCTGGAAAGGAACTTTCAGAGCTTGTTGCATTTGTCAAAGGCACACAGTTTGATCTAGTGGTATGATTCCTCCTTTTTTTTCCCCCTTCAGAAGAGTGATCTTCTCATTACCCTTTGAGATATATAACATGATAGAATTATTACAGGAGTATCTTCAACGAGAAAGATATGGAAGTGCTCGTCTGGAGGACTTTGCTTCAGGGCTTGAAATGATTGGGCAGAAGGTAATCCTTCTGTAGAGCACTCTTGACTGAGACTTTTTAAACGCTTTTCATCACTTATGAACTTCGAACATCTTTCTTGACGCAAATTCAAGATACTGCCTGGCTATCCCATCATCTTGCTAATTCTGCTTTTGTTCTGGTTGATACACAATATTTGTATCCTCAGTTCTCTAAATTTTTGGAAGTGTGTTATTCAGTTTTTGCCTTTTGGGGTGTGTTCTATTTGATAGAAAAGGGTGGAAAACAAATatattttccaccattttctcATGTTGTGTACAATGTGATATGGAGCAGTTAGCAGTTCACGCAGCTTTTGGTTTGTGTCTAGGCACTTTTGGCCTATgttcttttatttgttttcaGTCTTTGTGTTCTTTTAGGAGTCTATTTCCTTTCCGTATTGTTCTAGGTTTGTTTCTAGGACTATATATATGTTCTAATATGTATTAAGAGGGGATACAATATTTGTTTAGATTTATAtatctatttctttctttttcgtaCGAAGAACGTTTGTCTTCTACGTAATACCGTCCCGTGTCAGTTGGTATTCAGAGCCAAGGTTTTTCCTCGGCAATGGTTAACGACAAAGACAAGGTACCTGAGCCTACCATCGCTGATGTGCTCAGAGAGGTGCAACGTCTGACAATAGCAGTTGATATGTTAACTACTCGTGTTGAGCGAGTAGAGGAACGTCGGGGTAATCCAGGAGACGGAGAAGGAGGCAGGAGAGTTGCTCGTGTCCTTCAACGTACGGGTCCCCAACCGATTGGTGTGAAACAAACTTATGAGGAGGATTCATCTGATGAAGAAGCGGAAGAGTTTTTTGCAGAAAAtcctaaccctaaccctaggGGAAACCAAAGGCATGATGAGTTTCGCATGAAGGCAGACCTTCCCTCCTTCAATGGAAACTTCAATATTGAAGCTTTCCTAGACTGGATCGCTGAAGTTGAAAGATTCTTTGATTTCGCAGAAATTCATGAAAACAAACAAGTGAAACTGGTGGCATATCGCTTAAAAGGAGGAGCTTCGTCTTGGTGGGAGCAAGTGCAAAACCAACGACGACGTTTGGGAAAACAACCGGTGAGATTATGGGTGAAGATGAAGAGGATGATGATGGCTCGTTTTCTTCCTCCGGATTATGAACAGTTTCTATTCCATCAATATCAGACACTAATTCAGGGACAAAAATCTGTAGCAGATTATACTACGGACTTTTTGCGCTTATCGTCGCGAAATAATCTGATGGAGACTGAAGGGCAACAAGTTTCGAGATATATTCATGGGCTGAAGCCAACAATCCGTGAGAA is a window encoding:
- the LOC130998675 gene encoding uncharacterized protein LOC130998675, whose product is MINQNQQILAVGTQKGAVELYELADSASLIHSVSLHDWGYSVEDTGPVNCIAWTPDNSAFAIGWKLRGLTVWSVSGCRLMSTIRQISLSSASSPVIKPNQDFKYEPMMGGTSLMHWDEHGYRLYAMEEGSSERIVAFSFGKCCLNRGVSGTTYVRQVIYGEDRLLIVQSEDTDELKILHLNLPVSYILQNWPILHVAASKDGMYLAVAGLHGLILYDIRLKRWRVFGDVTQEQQIQCRGLLWLGKIVVVCNYVESSNTYELLFYPRYHLDQSSLLCRKPLLTKPMVMDVYHDYLLVTYRPFDVHIYHVKITGELSPSSSPDLQLSTVRELSIMTAKSHPAAIHFIPDQLPQDYMSRNDISSTHEPSKCLILRMNGDLSLLDLDDGRERELTHSVELFWVTCGQSGEKTNLIEEVSWLDYGHRGMQVWYPSLGADPFKQEDFLQLDPELEFDREVYPLGLLPNAGVVVGVSQRMSFSACTEFPCFEPSPQAQTILHCLLRHLLQRDKREEALRLAQLSAEKPHFSHCLEWLLFTVFDAEISRQNSSKTQGAVANHSPSLLEKSCDLIRNFPEYYDVVVSVARKTDGRHWADLFSAAGRSTELFDECVQQRWYRTAACYILVIAKLEGPAVSQCCALNLLQATLNESLYELAGELVRFLLRSGRDYEHSSTDSEKDSPRLLGYFLFPSSFRKQSNDAKSPSSKEPSAHIASVKNILESHASYLMSGKELSELVAFVKGTQFDLVEYLQRERYGSARLEDFASGLEMIGQKLHMGTLQSRLDAEFLLANMCSVKFKEWIVVLATLLRRSEVLYDLFRHNLQLWKAYSQTIQAHEAFAEYHDLLEELEGRLSSTPSAEGK